In Mercurialis annua linkage group LG6, ddMerAnnu1.2, whole genome shotgun sequence, the following are encoded in one genomic region:
- the LOC126653979 gene encoding uncharacterized protein LOC126653979 has product MSDHVVLCVDRLIKPPAEADRKVPEASAAGPSSPTEETNGAVLANDDDEEEPLIQVTECRICQEEDLVTNLETPCACSGSLKYAHRKCVQHWCNEKGDTTCEICHQPYQSGYTAPPRPARSEETAIDIGGGWTISGTPLDLRDPRLLAIADAERHFLEAEYDEYAASNASGAAFCRSAALILMALLLLRHALTGTDGDGDDDVSTFFSLFLLRAASFLFPCYIMAWAISILQRRRQRQEAAALAATQVAFVLQSGQHRGLHFTIASAPQVTAHQQPV; this is encoded by the exons ATGAGCGATCACGTGGTGTTGTGTGTTGACCGGTTGATAAAGCCGCCGGCGGAGGCTGATCGGAAGGTCCCAGAGGCCTCTGCTGCTGGACCTTCAAGTCCGACTGAGGAAACAAACGGTGCCGTTCTAGcaaatgatgatgatgaggaggaaccgttgattcagGTCACCGAGTGCCGCATTTGTCAAGAGGAGGATTTGGTTACCAATTTGGAAACTCCTTGTGCCTGTAGCGGTAGCCTCAAG TATGCTCATAGGAAATGTGTTCAGCATTGGTGCAATGAGAAAGGAGATACCACTTGTGAGATATGCCATCAg CCATACCAATCTGGCTATACTGCTCCACCTCGTCCAGCTCGCTCTGAAGAGACTGCTATTGATATTGG CGGGGGCTGGACCATATCCGGCACTCCTCTAGATCTGCGGGATCCTCGCCTTCTGGCAATAGCCGATGCGGAACGCCATTTTCTAGAAGCCGAGTATGATGAGTATGCTGCTTCAAATGCCAGTGGAGCAGCATTTTGCCGTTCAGCTGCTCTGATT CTGATGGCACTTTTACTCTTGAGGCATGCATTGACTGGTACAGATGGTGACGGAGATGATGATGTGTCTACCTTTTTCTCT CTTTTCCTGCTAAGAGCAGCTAGTTTCCTTTTCCCTTGTTACATCATGGCTTGGGCCATCAGCATCCTGCAGCGTCGAAGGCAAAGACAG GAGGCAGCGGCACTGGCAGCAACGCAAGTTGCTTTTGTGCTCCAGTCGGGCCAGCATAGGGGTTTGCATTTTACGATAGCATCAGCACCCCAAGTAACTGCACATCAGCAACCTGTTTAA